The Betta splendens chromosome 7, fBetSpl5.4, whole genome shotgun sequence genome includes a window with the following:
- the ccnq gene encoding cyclin-Q isoform X2 encodes MFVMEGPSSLLSATRSGPLKLAERSDSSGDAESDPARDMKTHFRVCRFIMETGVKLGMRSVPVATACALYHRFFEHVNVRAYEPYLVAMSCVYLAGKVEEQHIRTRDIINVSHRYFNSGSTPLECDKEFWDLRDSVVQCELLILRQLNFHVSFEHPHKYLLHYLLSVKSLVNRHAWSRTPIAETSWALLRDCYHGAMSIRHKPQHIAIATLYLALNSYGVELPLGEKEWWQVLCEYVSKADIDAVISDLLQLYDMEAKCI; translated from the exons ATGT TCGTAATGGAGGGCCCGTCATCTCTTCTGTCTGCCACCCGATCCGGACCGCTGAAGCTGGCGGAAAGGAGCGACTCCAGCGGGGATGCAGAGTCCGATCCTGCACGcgacatgaaaacacactttcGCGTCTGTCGCTTCATTATGGAAACAG GAGTGAAGCTGGGCATGCGCTCCGTGCCTGTGGCCACAGCGTGTGCTTTGTATCACCGTTTCTTTGAACATGTAAACGTACGTGCATATGAACCCTACCTGGTGGCCATGAGTTGTGTGTATCTAGCTGGCAAAGTAGAGGAGCAGCACATCAGGACCCGGGACATCATCAACGTAAGCCACAG GTATTTCAACAGTGGCAGCACTCCTCTAGAATGTGACAAGGAGTTCTGGGACCTGAGGGACAGCGTGGTGCAGTGTGAGCTCCTCATCCTCCGACAGCTCAACTTCCATGTCTCTTTTGAACACCCTCACAAG TATTTACTCCACTACCTGTTGTCTGTAAAGTCGCTGGTCAACCGCCATGCTTGGTCTCGAACCCCCATTGCTGAGACTTCCTGGGCGTTGCTTAGAGACTGTTACCATGGAGCCATGAGTATCCGTCACAAACCGCAACACATTGCAATAGCAACGTTGTATCTGGCACTGAACAGCTATGGAGTGGAGCTGCCTCTCGGGGAGAAAGAGTGgtggcag GTGCTGTGTGAGTACGTTTCCAAAGCGGACATCGACGCTGTGATCTCGGACCTTCTTCAGCTCTACGACATGGAGGCAAAGTGTATATAA
- the ccnq gene encoding cyclin-Q isoform X1 — protein MLTKQGIYLPSVGPVVMEGPSSLLSATRSGPLKLAERSDSSGDAESDPARDMKTHFRVCRFIMETGVKLGMRSVPVATACALYHRFFEHVNVRAYEPYLVAMSCVYLAGKVEEQHIRTRDIINVSHRYFNSGSTPLECDKEFWDLRDSVVQCELLILRQLNFHVSFEHPHKYLLHYLLSVKSLVNRHAWSRTPIAETSWALLRDCYHGAMSIRHKPQHIAIATLYLALNSYGVELPLGEKEWWQVLCEYVSKADIDAVISDLLQLYDMEAKCI, from the exons ATGCTTACTAAACAAGGCATTTATTTGCCATCTGTTGGCCCAGTCGTAATGGAGGGCCCGTCATCTCTTCTGTCTGCCACCCGATCCGGACCGCTGAAGCTGGCGGAAAGGAGCGACTCCAGCGGGGATGCAGAGTCCGATCCTGCACGcgacatgaaaacacactttcGCGTCTGTCGCTTCATTATGGAAACAG GAGTGAAGCTGGGCATGCGCTCCGTGCCTGTGGCCACAGCGTGTGCTTTGTATCACCGTTTCTTTGAACATGTAAACGTACGTGCATATGAACCCTACCTGGTGGCCATGAGTTGTGTGTATCTAGCTGGCAAAGTAGAGGAGCAGCACATCAGGACCCGGGACATCATCAACGTAAGCCACAG GTATTTCAACAGTGGCAGCACTCCTCTAGAATGTGACAAGGAGTTCTGGGACCTGAGGGACAGCGTGGTGCAGTGTGAGCTCCTCATCCTCCGACAGCTCAACTTCCATGTCTCTTTTGAACACCCTCACAAG TATTTACTCCACTACCTGTTGTCTGTAAAGTCGCTGGTCAACCGCCATGCTTGGTCTCGAACCCCCATTGCTGAGACTTCCTGGGCGTTGCTTAGAGACTGTTACCATGGAGCCATGAGTATCCGTCACAAACCGCAACACATTGCAATAGCAACGTTGTATCTGGCACTGAACAGCTATGGAGTGGAGCTGCCTCTCGGGGAGAAAGAGTGgtggcag GTGCTGTGTGAGTACGTTTCCAAAGCGGACATCGACGCTGTGATCTCGGACCTTCTTCAGCTCTACGACATGGAGGCAAAGTGTATATAA